The Halobacillus amylolyticus nucleotide sequence ATCGGCATTTTCAGCCTCAACGTCGGTGACAAATCTGTAGCCAGTGAAACATCACGTGGCAAAACGTCAGATTTCGCTGGCAGCAGAAGAACATCATCAAATGTTAGTCCCTCTTTGGAAAACTTGTCCTCACGCATATTTGATCCTCTCCTTAAATAATTTTGGGTGAATGTGGGTAAAGTAAGTGGGCTATAGTCAACGCAGATGGACTAAACTACCACGGAACTTAGAATTTCTTATTGTTATTTACAATACGACAATGATTGAGCTTTTTCAAGGATAAAAATATGGCACTTATCCCTGTTATAAAAGGAAGGAGTCGAGTTATGACAGATAGCCGATCAACGTGGCTCACCTATTTACAAGTCACTTCACATACAAGACCATTTTTATTAAAATGCTATGACCGAATTGACAGTAAAAAAGCGAAAGAACACGCTTATCATAATGCTGAACGTTTTATATATGAGGTCAAACTAGGAGAAGAATACTTATCCGCCGCTGCCTCCACACCGCTAAGTGTTCAGCCATTGCTCTATTATTATGGCATGACTCATTACTTGAAAAGCTGCCTTCTAACCGTAGATCCAGGGTATCCTGCTACAGCGAAAGTACTTGCTCACGGTCTTTCTACACGAAAAAGGAAAAAGATGCACTATCGTTTTTTAGAGGATGATGTACGCATTCAGCCAAATGGACTTTTCCCATATGCGGCTAAGCATCTGTTTCACCAGACAATTGATCAAAATAAACTGTCAATGGATGAATTGTTGCGACCTCTCCTATTTATGGAACCTATTTACTCATGTAAGGGGAAAGAGGCTTTTCCGGCAAAACTGCCTGAATTACTTGCCCATTTCGCTATTTTATATAATCTGAGTATGCTTGTTCGATATGAAGGAGAGTGGTGGGGGAGATGGAACAGCTAAGAGACCGTGAAGATTATGTGTTTATTGTCCACTTCCTGCAATCCCTCCCCGGACACATCCCAGCATTAGTGTCTGGGTGGTTGAAAGATCAGTTTGTAAGCCTTCATTAACTGAACAAATTGACCCTGGAGTTTAATCAAAAACTTCTTCAATATGAATATCGGGATTATCTTTTAAATGAATGATTTCTCCGTCTTCTAGGAATCTGATCATTGGTCGTGTAGGATCTGACGGTTCAACAAAGATGATCTCTGCAAGCTGGTTATTCGTTAGTCTTACTTTCGTTCCTGTCGAATAATTTGTCATTTCTTTAACAAGAACTTGAATCACTTGATGATCGTATCTTCCAAATTGCTCTTTTAGTACAGCCTCGAGTACCTTAAAAGGAGACTGTTTCTTACGATAGATTCTTTCAGATGTCATAGCATGATACATATCACTAACAGCGATGATCTGGCTAAAAAGGTGGATTTTATCCTGCTTCAATCCCAAAGGGTAGCCGCTTCCATCCAATCGTTCATGATGCTGAAGAATGGCGAGCTTCGCTTGATTATTTAAAGAGGGTATGCTCTCCACTAAACGATAGGAATAAGTAGGGTGTTTTTTCACCTCTTCATACTCTTGTTGACTTAACGGACCTTCTTTCTTACTAATCGTTTCTTCAATCCGTGCCATCCCACAATCGCTTAACAATCCTGCTAACCCTACTTGAAGCCATTCTCCTTGTGTATAACCGAGCCTAGCAGCAAGAAACCCTGAAATGAGGCCCATCGCTACACAATGATGTTCATTGTAGTCCGCTTCAGTAGAGTAATGGTGTAACAGGAATACATCATGCCTGCCTTTCAAGGCTCTTTTTAAAAGTGGAATAAAGACACGCCGGATTTCCATCATATCGACGGCTCTGCCTCTTTGCCAGAGGGAAATCCACTGTTTATACTGTTTCACTACCCCTAGGTATTGATCCCGGAAATTGCTGGTCCCGCTCTGTGCTGTATCTCTGTTGTGAGCTTCAGGTGGGCTAGGGTGTCCCTCGGATTGTTGTTTAGGCAGGTAAGGAGAACCATTTGAAAGTTTTGGCCCTACTTCGATGGACTGAACGTTAAACTTATGCAATATTTTGATATGTAGAGGGTTAATCACTGTATTTTTTGGAATAATCGGCCGTTTCGTTTTACCCATGATATCTTGAAGGACAATACACCCTTGTATTAATTGGGAAGGATGTACATGCATGTGCACCGCCTCTTTCTTATGTATATAAAAGAAAGCCGCACTGTCGCATGAACGACAGGCGACTCTCTAAATTTGCCAATGAACTGGCTTATTCTTCAGAGGAATCGTCCTCTTGAACTTCTGTTGCCTGTTCTTGTTTACTTTCCGCCTCTTCTATAGCTTCTTCTATAATTTCTTCTTCTTCTTTTTCAGATTCGATACGAGCGACAGTCGCCACTTCTTCCTCTTCCTGAAGGCGAATCAACCGAACTCCTTGAGTGTTTCTTCCTGTCTCGCTAATGCTTTCTACTGGCATACGAATCAGGACACCACTCGCAGTTATGATCATCACATCTTCTTCACCAGTGACAGCCTTTGTTGCTACAACTTGACCGTTTTTCT carries:
- a CDS encoding YaaC family protein — encoded protein: MTDSRSTWLTYLQVTSHTRPFLLKCYDRIDSKKAKEHAYHNAERFIYEVKLGEEYLSAAASTPLSVQPLLYYYGMTHYLKSCLLTVDPGYPATAKVLAHGLSTRKRKKMHYRFLEDDVRIQPNGLFPYAAKHLFHQTIDQNKLSMDELLRPLLFMEPIYSCKGKEAFPAKLPELLAHFAILYNLSMLVRYEGEWWGRWNS
- a CDS encoding HD-GYP domain-containing protein; translated protein: MHVHPSQLIQGCIVLQDIMGKTKRPIIPKNTVINPLHIKILHKFNVQSIEVGPKLSNGSPYLPKQQSEGHPSPPEAHNRDTAQSGTSNFRDQYLGVVKQYKQWISLWQRGRAVDMMEIRRVFIPLLKRALKGRHDVFLLHHYSTEADYNEHHCVAMGLISGFLAARLGYTQGEWLQVGLAGLLSDCGMARIEETISKKEGPLSQQEYEEVKKHPTYSYRLVESIPSLNNQAKLAILQHHERLDGSGYPLGLKQDKIHLFSQIIAVSDMYHAMTSERIYRKKQSPFKVLEAVLKEQFGRYDHQVIQVLVKEMTNYSTGTKVRLTNNQLAEIIFVEPSDPTRPMIRFLEDGEIIHLKDNPDIHIEEVFD